The Prochlorococcus marinus XMU1408 region AAAATTTGGACCAGAAGAAATATTAAAAGATGTAGTAGAAAAATTAGATAAAAGGGAGGCTAACCTTCAATACTAGAGTTGTTTACATTCATCTGCTCCTCAAGTTTAGTAATTGAAGCTGTTATGGCAGCAAGCTTTCTTTCATAAGATTCTTTGATTGAAATTAAAAAATTTAATTTCCTTGACTGAAAAAATTTTTTTCTTTCACTCCAGTTTTGAGATGAATCGCAGAATTTCATTTCAGAATAGTATCTTATGAATCTTAAAAATAATACATAATAATATTGATCTATGTGGATATATCATATTTTTTTTATAAAATATCCAAATTCAAATATATTGACTAATTTAAGATAAATTATTTTAATTCTAAACTAAATGTTTGTTGAATATTAAAAGCCTATTACTATGTGTCTAGTTATATGTCTATTGTGACGGAAGGAGAGGACAAGGAAGTTAAAAGAATTTCAATTGACTTACCGATTGAGCTAATAGACGGCGTAGATCGTCTTCGAAAAGAGTGGGGATTAAGAAGAAGGGGACTAGTCTTTGAAAGGTTATTACAGGTAATTTTATCAAATGATATTGATGAGGAAGTAGCTGAAAATGAGCAATTTGATTTCAAACAAAGTAGCAAACTAGACAATCTAACTGATAAAAATGGAAAAGCTAATAATAATAATGAAGAAAAAGCACTAGTTATATTTGGGAATAAGAATGTCGAAATAAAAAATGTAGTAGTTAATCAAGTAAAAACTAATGAGATGCGACCCGATCAAAAGGAATTGAGTTCCACAGGTATTGAATTACCTGGTTTTATAAGGAAACAAACTACAAATCTAAAAAGAAGTTTGAGTAAAGATAAAACTATTAAAAACATGGAAGATACTTCTATTACCACTATTGATATAAATGATTTAGTTAAAGCAAAAGATGCTGCAGAAAAACATTGGATCTACCTTTATGGGCAAAAACCTACTGAAAGTGTCATAGAGGCATCAATGATTTGGTTTGCAAGGGATATTTGGCCTAATGTCGATGGTACTGAAAATATCCCTTTTACATGGAATGCGGCCTGTAAAATGCTTAATTCCTATTGTAATGATTGGAAAATAGATTCTTTAACATTTGATCATGTAATTATTTTAGCTGGAGCATTAGAAGATCCCTTTTCAACTAAAAACTTAAGAAACAGAATACCGACAATTATTCGCAGATTCGTAAATAAATTCAAACGTAGTCAAAATGTGACTTCATTCCAAACCC contains the following coding sequences:
- a CDS encoding molecular chaperone DnaJ, which translates into the protein MSIVTEGEDKEVKRISIDLPIELIDGVDRLRKEWGLRRRGLVFERLLQVILSNDIDEEVAENEQFDFKQSSKLDNLTDKNGKANNNNEEKALVIFGNKNVEIKNVVVNQVKTNEMRPDQKELSSTGIELPGFIRKQTTNLKRSLSKDKTIKNMEDTSITTIDINDLVKAKDAAEKHWIYLYGQKPTESVIEASMIWFARDIWPNVDGTENIPFTWNAACKMLNSYCNDWKIDSLTFDHVIILAGALEDPFSTKNLRNRIPTIIRRFVNKFKRSQNVTSFQTLESTMTVHGALKLLGLPTKAGSSLTLSFIRDAYKEKALSNHPDAGGSNETMRKLNEAYQLLKDLYKN